One part of the Candidatus Mancarchaeum acidiphilum genome encodes these proteins:
- a CDS encoding DEAD/DEAH box helicase, producing MSIYENFISKYQKFTPIQEKAIPIIAGGSNCLVIAPTGSGKTEAAVLPIIDRASKINGEGIKILYITPLRALNRDMLGRLRWMADLAGLTIGVRHGDTSNSERSKQVRSAPDIIVTTPESLQSMLPTKGMGVKLANVKFVIIDEIHEFYFNKRGAQLSLGLERLEEKAPNFQRVGLSATVKNPDLVKGYLAGLRECKIAQISEGKNFSISIKMPEKPKGNMSQIIDKFGLDEPSAARLECIADEIEESSSTLIFANTRQIVEALGSKLLYLDKIHPFGGIGVHHGSLEKDERIEIENSFRDNKIKSIIATSSLELGIDIGSINKVIQYGSPRQSLRLAQRIGRSGHSISKTSDGTIISTGIVDTLESVAVIDNLKAKELESFEVQKNALDVLANQVCGIILDKNSCSIDEIYTIVRRSYNYLTMEKPALENNLRFMDSLKLIGFDGKTAVATSRTRMYYYDHLSVIPDSHRYRVRNIANNKIISTLDEEFVSNNIDENSIFITKGLPWRVISIDKDTIVVEPSSNLDAAIPDWSGEDIPVSYSVASRMRDIIGRNELGNYIDKSLYGKAEKFIEDQAEHWKPSSDKVMVEMYDNYTILYTWLGTLANDALSRLIAKYLTMNAGHSINIKSSPYLIFFDVSDEIAIKSMLLGIDPVSVYQKLKESITETDFFRYKFTRVAKIFGIIDRDAVMSKSLTKHIISTLIGSPVYEETLREIIENYFDIKNLIGFFKRVHSRNAEVVFKNIKKQSPLTKAILKSAYYNKELIMPLMPNDELVNSFSKYTLDKKANLICTYCGFEFKRNLSEIIDEGRILCPTCQSPMVTINTNGYINVIKKIKEKKELTETDKRVRMSMMADADLVYSYGGRAVAALSTYGVGHRTAARALLMQRTSKEKFFVDLIEAQKQFIKNKKYWSV from the coding sequence TTAACAGGGATATGTTAGGCAGGCTTCGATGGATGGCAGATTTGGCAGGGTTGACAATAGGAGTAAGGCATGGAGATACAAGCAACTCTGAGAGGTCGAAGCAGGTGCGTAGTGCCCCAGATATAATTGTTACAACTCCCGAATCACTGCAGAGCATGCTGCCCACAAAGGGCATGGGAGTAAAGCTTGCCAATGTAAAATTTGTGATTATAGACGAGATACACGAATTCTATTTCAATAAAAGAGGTGCACAGCTATCTTTAGGGCTTGAGAGGCTTGAAGAGAAAGCACCAAATTTTCAAAGAGTCGGGTTAAGTGCAACGGTAAAAAATCCTGATTTGGTCAAAGGGTACCTGGCAGGCCTTAGAGAATGCAAAATAGCACAGATATCTGAAGGTAAAAATTTTTCCATATCAATAAAGATGCCGGAAAAACCAAAAGGCAACATGAGCCAGATAATCGACAAGTTTGGTTTGGATGAACCTTCCGCTGCCCGGCTAGAGTGCATCGCTGATGAGATAGAAGAATCCTCATCCACACTGATATTCGCAAACACAAGGCAGATTGTTGAGGCATTGGGCAGCAAGCTTCTTTACCTTGATAAAATACACCCTTTCGGTGGCATAGGTGTTCACCATGGATCATTGGAAAAGGACGAGAGAATTGAAATAGAAAACAGTTTCAGGGACAATAAAATAAAAAGCATAATAGCTACAAGCTCTCTTGAACTAGGAATAGATATAGGAAGCATAAACAAGGTAATACAGTATGGTTCTCCAAGACAATCCCTAAGATTAGCACAAAGAATAGGAAGGAGCGGACATTCAATATCCAAAACTTCGGATGGTACAATAATATCCACAGGAATTGTCGATACTCTAGAATCAGTGGCAGTGATAGACAATCTAAAGGCAAAGGAGCTTGAGAGCTTCGAAGTGCAGAAAAATGCTTTAGACGTGCTCGCAAACCAAGTATGTGGGATAATATTAGATAAGAATTCGTGCTCAATTGATGAAATTTACACTATAGTGCGCAGGTCCTATAATTACTTAACTATGGAGAAGCCCGCGCTGGAAAACAACCTCAGATTTATGGACAGCCTCAAGCTTATAGGGTTTGATGGAAAGACCGCGGTGGCTACGAGCAGGACAAGAATGTATTATTACGATCATTTAAGTGTGATACCCGATTCGCACAGGTACAGGGTTCGCAATATAGCAAACAACAAAATAATATCAACATTGGATGAAGAGTTTGTATCGAACAATATAGATGAGAATTCTATATTTATAACAAAAGGTCTCCCCTGGCGCGTCATAAGCATAGACAAGGACACGATAGTTGTCGAACCGTCATCAAATCTTGATGCAGCTATACCTGATTGGAGTGGGGAAGACATACCTGTAAGCTATTCCGTGGCATCACGCATGCGCGATATAATAGGAAGAAATGAATTAGGCAACTACATAGACAAGTCCTTATACGGAAAAGCTGAAAAATTCATAGAGGACCAAGCAGAGCACTGGAAGCCATCAAGTGACAAAGTAATGGTAGAGATGTACGATAACTACACTATCCTATATACGTGGCTTGGGACTCTTGCAAACGATGCCCTCTCAAGGCTGATAGCAAAGTACCTGACAATGAATGCAGGCCATAGCATTAACATCAAATCCTCCCCCTACCTAATCTTTTTTGATGTATCTGATGAAATTGCAATAAAAAGCATGCTTCTCGGAATTGATCCTGTGAGTGTATACCAAAAGCTCAAGGAATCTATAACAGAGACAGATTTCTTCAGGTACAAATTTACAAGGGTAGCAAAGATATTTGGCATAATAGACAGAGACGCAGTAATGAGCAAGAGCCTTACAAAACACATAATATCGACTTTGATAGGCTCTCCCGTTTATGAAGAAACACTAAGGGAAATAATAGAGAATTATTTTGATATTAAAAACTTGATAGGATTTTTCAAGAGAGTACACAGCAGAAATGCGGAAGTGGTATTCAAAAATATTAAAAAGCAATCGCCACTTACGAAAGCAATCCTAAAGTCCGCATACTATAACAAGGAGCTTATAATGCCGCTCATGCCAAATGACGAATTGGTGAATTCCTTTTCAAAATATACATTGGACAAGAAAGCCAATCTAATATGCACTTATTGCGGATTTGAATTCAAAAGAAATCTTTCGGAGATAATAGATGAAGGCAGGATACTCTGTCCAACTTGCCAAAGCCCTATGGTAACAATAAATACAAATGGTTATATAAATGTAATAAAGAAAATCAAAGAGAAGAAAGAGTTGACTGAAACGGATAAAAGGGTTCGTATGAGTATGATGGCAGATGCAGATTTGGTCTATTCGTATGGAGGCAGGGCTGTGGCAGCACTTTCAACATATGGGGTAGGGCACAGGACTGCTGCCAGGGCGTTGCTTATGCAAAGGACCAGCAAAGAAAAATTCTTCGTCGATCTGATAGAAGCACAAAAACAGTTTATAAAGAACAAGAAATATTGGTCCGTATAA
- the dph5 gene encoding diphthine synthase — MLYLIGVGLSNYDVTMEGLEACRRCKQLYAEAYTSNLTEEKLKDLSKILEKEIDQLGRTDLEENAKILINQAAKEDIGLLINGDPLIATTHKTLLMEASASGVGTKVIHSTSILSVSMGESGLDFYRIGPVCTIANWSEHYHPISFYETIKGNMDHNLHSIMLLDYDYERQSTMPIEKVAFILSEAEEHYKKKIISEDTKFLVLNNIGTENGKIKLYTFAKLKTAKIKGMNTIILLAKLSNLEEEWISKIEKA, encoded by the coding sequence ATGCTGTATCTTATAGGAGTAGGTTTATCAAATTATGATGTTACAATGGAGGGCTTGGAAGCCTGCCGGAGGTGCAAACAATTATATGCAGAAGCCTACACAAGCAACTTAACGGAAGAGAAACTAAAGGACTTATCAAAGATATTGGAAAAGGAAATAGATCAATTGGGCCGCACAGATCTTGAAGAAAACGCCAAAATACTGATAAACCAAGCAGCTAAAGAAGATATAGGGCTTCTGATCAATGGAGATCCCCTTATAGCAACAACCCATAAAACATTATTGATGGAAGCATCAGCTTCTGGTGTCGGCACGAAGGTAATACATTCAACTTCAATACTATCAGTTTCAATGGGTGAGAGCGGTCTTGATTTTTACAGGATAGGGCCAGTTTGTACGATAGCAAATTGGTCCGAGCACTATCATCCAATCTCATTTTACGAGACAATAAAAGGCAATATGGATCACAATCTACATTCTATAATGCTGCTTGACTATGATTACGAAAGGCAGAGCACAATGCCTATAGAGAAAGTTGCATTCATACTCAGTGAGGCGGAGGAACATTACAAGAAAAAGATAATATCTGAGGATACCAAATTTTTGGTACTGAACAATATAGGGACAGAAAATGGAAAGATTAAGCTGTATACATTCGCCAAATTAAAAACCGCAAAAATCAAGGGGATGAATACTATTATACTCCTTGCCAAACTGTCAAATCTTGAAGAAGAATGGATAAGTAAAATAGAGAAGGCATGA
- the endA gene encoding tRNA-intron lyase: MALMLRYDSKNHSAYSTDQSTIDILRNGFIGDFKNGRLSLIPEEALYLMDVRNSECVTAKGKYIDFVQLAHKNRKSKKFMARYFTYKDWRDRGLIIVPPWRITQLPEEKRPISVKTYPAEKLKLKKFMASGIFFPYDMVTIIKDESIGKYLYDTQWFGQYGTYKLADHGSLNKLDIYETLFLMDSKRLSVEGYSRSDIIKAGVSMRDDFRKLYSVYKDWRKRGYVVKTGFKFGTHFRIYFPGANPTNQNSEWVHSRHVLHVFPRNSKLLISEWARAIRVAHSVRKTFILAIPGKSRAKKLDIDFILYHREKGKIEDPKTVYPKYSMLSLSENEYIGGSELSAIISKSQSINLELIIAIMDRETAVTYYKVRKINLPMSRYEYYEIDWMQP, from the coding sequence ATGGCCCTGATGCTTAGGTACGATTCAAAGAACCATTCTGCATATTCAACTGACCAGTCGACAATAGACATATTAAGGAATGGGTTTATAGGAGATTTTAAAAATGGCAGGTTAAGTTTAATACCGGAGGAAGCCCTTTACCTAATGGATGTCAGGAATAGCGAGTGCGTAACCGCCAAAGGGAAGTATATAGATTTTGTGCAATTAGCCCACAAGAACAGAAAATCAAAGAAATTCATGGCACGCTATTTTACATATAAAGACTGGAGAGATAGAGGTCTTATTATAGTTCCCCCATGGCGCATAACTCAGCTGCCCGAGGAAAAAAGGCCAATAAGCGTTAAGACATATCCCGCGGAAAAATTAAAGCTTAAGAAGTTCATGGCATCAGGCATATTTTTCCCCTATGATATGGTAACTATAATAAAGGACGAATCAATAGGGAAGTACCTTTATGACACTCAATGGTTTGGCCAATATGGGACTTACAAACTAGCCGACCATGGGTCATTGAACAAACTGGATATATACGAAACCCTTTTCCTGATGGACTCAAAACGCCTTTCTGTGGAGGGCTACAGCAGGTCGGATATAATAAAAGCAGGAGTGAGCATGAGGGACGATTTCCGCAAGCTATACTCAGTTTATAAGGATTGGAGGAAAAGGGGCTACGTAGTGAAAACAGGATTCAAGTTCGGTACACATTTCAGGATTTACTTCCCCGGAGCAAATCCAACCAACCAGAATTCCGAATGGGTACATTCAAGGCACGTCTTACACGTCTTTCCAAGAAACAGCAAACTTCTAATATCAGAATGGGCAAGAGCCATAAGGGTCGCCCATTCCGTAAGGAAAACCTTCATACTTGCAATTCCAGGCAAAAGCCGTGCAAAGAAGCTTGACATAGATTTTATACTTTATCACAGGGAGAAGGGAAAGATTGAAGACCCTAAAACAGTATACCCTAAATACAGCATGCTTTCGCTAAGTGAAAACGAATATATTGGAGGCAGTGAGTTATCCGCTATAATAAGCAAGTCACAATCAATTAATCTAGAACTTATAATTGCAATCATGGATAGGGAAACAGCAGTGACTTATTACAAGGTACGGAAAATAAACCTTCCTATGAGCAGATACGAGTACTACGAGATAGACTGGATGCAGCCATGA
- a CDS encoding oligosaccharide flippase family protein: protein MSSESSDMSAADLGSSAAGMASIIMLSKVLSVAVLGVSFIFISRMLGSSVYGIYVLATAIIGLFDAIGNFGIGSAFNKFISQYKRNPEKVSAILSSGFLILISVGIALSLLTFIFSGPISYYALHTAEYNYIVKFIAIAILASMLFGASYPILIGIGDRREAAISVLTEALVQGVLSVGLIVLGFGVLGPIIGLIAGYLSSFFVTIFFLKLKMVYKLVIPSKADLRQIFHFSLPIAVSNIFNTLAGNLSTVVLGILTTTIVLGNFGIASKINYIFDIILGSISLSLLSAFAIASSTKKNKSRLGVMYSYSLFIAVVFISPVIFYMALFSTPLVNLLFGFTYKVAPLYISLISIGVLINFSASLASTMLMSINKVKQIMKNNIIISIIEIAIMPFAIYKLGGEGLIILLFLVAPVVNNFLFLRSAHRYIKFNINIWKISRVVISALVSAGMAFAVLQFLQFGSLFRVIAGIVIIAFVYPLFITVFRGAEDQDLENIKKFTKDIPVVRQFMSLIILYNESIIKRK from the coding sequence ATGAGTAGTGAATCAAGCGATATGTCCGCCGCGGATCTTGGCAGCAGTGCTGCAGGGATGGCAAGTATAATAATGCTGAGCAAAGTGCTTTCAGTAGCAGTACTGGGAGTGTCATTTATATTTATATCTAGGATGCTTGGGTCAAGCGTATATGGAATATATGTGCTTGCTACAGCAATAATCGGACTGTTCGATGCAATTGGGAATTTCGGAATAGGCAGTGCATTTAACAAATTCATATCTCAGTATAAGAGAAATCCGGAAAAGGTAAGTGCAATATTATCCAGCGGATTTCTAATACTCATTTCGGTTGGAATTGCACTCTCATTATTGACTTTTATATTCAGTGGGCCTATATCATATTATGCATTGCATACAGCAGAATACAATTACATTGTAAAATTCATAGCTATTGCCATACTGGCTTCTATGCTGTTTGGTGCATCGTATCCAATACTTATAGGTATTGGGGATAGGAGGGAGGCAGCAATCTCTGTCCTTACGGAGGCTTTGGTTCAAGGTGTTCTGAGCGTGGGGTTGATAGTTTTAGGTTTTGGAGTTTTAGGCCCTATAATTGGGTTGATTGCCGGATACCTGTCCTCATTCTTTGTAACAATCTTTTTCCTTAAACTCAAAATGGTATACAAACTGGTAATACCATCCAAGGCTGACTTGCGGCAGATATTCCACTTCTCATTGCCGATAGCAGTGTCAAATATATTTAATACTTTGGCGGGCAACTTGTCGACTGTTGTATTGGGGATATTGACCACCACAATAGTGTTGGGTAATTTTGGGATTGCCTCCAAAATAAATTATATATTTGATATTATACTTGGCTCTATATCGTTATCCCTGCTGTCCGCATTTGCTATTGCTTCAAGCACAAAGAAGAATAAATCGAGATTGGGGGTGATGTATAGCTATTCCTTATTTATCGCAGTAGTCTTCATTTCCCCAGTAATATTTTATATGGCATTGTTTTCTACACCTTTGGTAAACCTGCTTTTTGGATTCACTTATAAGGTTGCCCCTCTTTACATTTCTTTGATAAGCATAGGAGTATTGATAAACTTTTCCGCCTCTCTCGCAAGCACTATGCTGATGAGCATAAACAAGGTAAAACAGATAATGAAGAACAATATTATAATATCAATAATAGAGATAGCCATTATGCCATTTGCAATATATAAGCTCGGAGGCGAGGGCCTGATTATACTTCTATTCTTGGTGGCTCCTGTTGTAAATAATTTCTTATTCTTAAGAAGTGCGCATCGCTATATAAAATTCAATATAAATATTTGGAAGATTTCAAGAGTCGTAATATCTGCACTGGTATCCGCAGGCATGGCATTCGCAGTACTTCAATTTTTGCAGTTTGGTTCCTTGTTCAGGGTAATCGCAGGTATAGTAATAATTGCCTTTGTTTACCCTCTATTTATAACCGTTTTCAGAGGGGCTGAGGACCAGGATTTAGAGAACATTAAAAAGTTCACCAAGGATATTCCGGTTGTACGGCAGTTTATGTCCCTGATAATACTTTACAACGAATCAATTATTAAACGCAAGTAG
- a CDS encoding glycosyltransferase family 39 protein, giving the protein MSIKLNDIYSKVKSPAGIATFIYFIVTLIIFYPFILHPSTLSAGTGGDAYQNLWDFWHIGYSIANLKSIYYTKMLFYPIGSDLITQTMSPFMGLITLPFQAFGLIFSYTSGLIIGFTFTGLAMFLLADYLVKNKYAAFFAGLVYAFSAFHFAQGLMHIDYVNLGFIPLTLYFLFRLMDKPSYKEGIYLSIAFALLLFTEFIEQVIMVVLAALIILIWYGISKSKRKIIVNKRFFYSIILAVVIFLLITSFFIVPMVQFLTSKSGASTYSLDNIPHNVIWSDNILEFFVPSYYNGLFNRSGSFYSALYYFDPSEHTAYIGYTVIILSLFAIYKYRKNMGLWILIAFLFGWLALGPYIQIGTAVTSSSFPVPGLTTVPGLFLIYHQIPLLKVIREPDRFFAIFSVAIAIMAAFGIKAMSETKFFEGKNSKIVAIAIISILFLIGSVGLPITSNYINVISTHVSPNKFYRSLSNSTKNFSILILPALSNSYSASPAEYPGLATYQSALADKPLIGGYVTRSNTSENETLEVIPLISEAQTLEENGTFDYQSPIVENYTNQTLLTLYNYQTAIVTVNKGAYNLSTLGYLEDYLYKTFGSKSIVYNSNSTIAFYTLPALYQSVYRSYVSYPISKYWEGESIKVDNQTKQVWIPLSKGELVVYAPYINITTVNGSIYGHNTNINSTVSINAESLVNSTVPLQISIEGGNGDVIYKGSLNITAGLNTYNITVPLVSGPYGNYFEITEYGDNGKPTIGISGISIKHG; this is encoded by the coding sequence TTGAGCATAAAACTAAACGATATATACAGTAAAGTCAAATCTCCTGCGGGGATTGCTACGTTCATATACTTCATAGTGACGTTGATAATATTTTATCCGTTCATCCTGCACCCTTCTACTTTATCCGCAGGGACGGGAGGGGATGCATACCAGAACCTGTGGGATTTCTGGCATATCGGCTATTCGATAGCGAATTTAAAATCAATATACTACACAAAGATGCTGTTCTATCCAATAGGGTCAGATTTGATAACGCAGACAATGTCACCTTTTATGGGGCTTATAACATTGCCATTCCAGGCGTTTGGGTTAATATTCTCTTACACATCTGGTCTTATAATAGGATTTACGTTTACCGGGCTTGCAATGTTCCTGCTTGCGGATTATTTGGTTAAAAACAAATATGCGGCTTTCTTTGCAGGTTTAGTTTATGCATTCAGCGCATTCCACTTTGCACAGGGATTAATGCACATTGACTATGTCAATTTAGGGTTTATACCCTTGACTCTATATTTCTTGTTCAGGCTGATGGACAAACCCTCTTACAAGGAAGGCATATACCTATCAATAGCATTTGCGCTATTACTATTTACGGAATTTATAGAGCAGGTAATAATGGTAGTATTGGCTGCGCTAATCATCCTAATATGGTATGGGATCTCTAAATCAAAAAGGAAAATAATTGTAAATAAAAGATTTTTTTATTCAATTATCTTAGCCGTAGTAATATTCCTCCTTATAACTTCATTCTTTATAGTGCCTATGGTGCAGTTCCTTACTTCCAAAAGCGGCGCAAGCACCTATAGCCTTGACAATATACCTCACAATGTCATATGGAGCGACAACATATTGGAATTTTTTGTACCAAGCTACTATAATGGATTATTCAATAGATCTGGAAGCTTTTACAGTGCACTATATTACTTTGATCCATCTGAACACACCGCTTATATAGGATATACCGTGATTATACTTTCACTGTTTGCGATTTACAAGTACAGGAAAAATATGGGATTGTGGATTTTAATAGCATTCTTATTCGGCTGGCTGGCTCTCGGACCATATATACAAATAGGTACAGCCGTAACAAGCTCTTCGTTCCCAGTCCCTGGATTGACTACGGTGCCAGGTTTGTTCCTTATATACCACCAAATTCCATTGCTTAAGGTTATAAGGGAGCCTGACAGATTTTTTGCAATATTCAGCGTAGCGATAGCGATAATGGCAGCATTTGGCATTAAGGCAATGTCGGAAACAAAGTTCTTTGAGGGCAAGAACAGCAAGATAGTAGCAATAGCAATAATCTCAATATTGTTCTTAATCGGAAGCGTAGGCCTGCCAATTACTTCAAATTACATAAATGTGATATCAACACATGTAAGCCCCAACAAGTTTTACAGGAGCTTGAGCAATAGCACCAAAAACTTTTCAATACTCATACTTCCTGCACTGTCAAATTCTTACTCGGCGTCTCCTGCAGAATACCCAGGGCTAGCAACATACCAGTCGGCATTGGCAGACAAACCTCTTATAGGTGGATATGTAACAAGAAGCAATACCTCAGAAAATGAAACCTTGGAAGTCATACCATTAATAAGCGAAGCTCAAACATTGGAGGAAAATGGAACTTTTGATTACCAATCCCCAATAGTGGAAAATTACACAAACCAAACTCTACTGACGCTTTATAATTACCAAACCGCAATCGTGACTGTAAATAAAGGAGCCTACAACCTGAGTACCTTGGGATACTTAGAGGATTACCTATACAAAACATTCGGAAGCAAATCTATAGTATACAATAGCAATAGCACAATAGCGTTCTATACACTGCCAGCACTATACCAATCAGTTTACAGAAGCTATGTATCATACCCAATATCAAAATATTGGGAGGGGGAATCAATAAAGGTAGACAACCAAACCAAGCAGGTGTGGATCCCCCTAAGCAAAGGCGAATTGGTCGTATACGCTCCATATATAAACATAACAACTGTAAATGGGAGCATATATGGGCACAACACCAACATCAATAGCACAGTCAGTATAAATGCAGAATCTTTGGTGAACTCAACTGTTCCGTTGCAGATTAGCATCGAAGGCGGAAATGGGGATGTGATATATAAAGGATCCTTGAACATTACCGCAGGCTTAAACACCTATAACATTACAGTGCCATTGGTTTCAGGACCCTATGGAAATTATTTTGAGATAACCGAATACGGCGATAATGGAAAGCCCACTATAGGGATATCCGGTATAAGTATAAAACACGGATAA
- a CDS encoding zinc ribbon domain-containing protein has product MKTAYEYRAYPSKEQKRTLNRQMYLSKELYNLLLEKLQYKAESAGCVAMKVDPQYTSMTCSKCGNVQSMSISQRIFVCEKCGMSMDRDVNAARNILKRALDYIIPTTEGHSGSQACRDDIRTSAGEAVAYEAGTIWVAS; this is encoded by the coding sequence ATGAAAACTGCATACGAATATCGTGCATATCCTTCAAAGGAACAGAAGAGAACTCTGAATAGACAGATGTATCTTTCAAAGGAACTCTACAATCTGCTTCTTGAAAAGTTGCAATACAAGGCTGAAAGCGCCGGTTGCGTGGCAATGAAAGTAGATCCTCAATACACATCAATGACATGCAGCAAATGTGGCAATGTGCAAAGCATGTCAATATCCCAAAGGATATTCGTCTGCGAAAAGTGCGGGATGTCAATGGACAGGGATGTGAATGCGGCACGGAATATACTCAAAAGGGCTTTGGACTACATCATTCCAACTACCGAAGGGCATTCGGGAAGTCAAGCCTGCAGAGACGACATAAGAACTTCCGCGGGGGAGGCAGTTGCCTATGAAGCAGGAACTATATGGGTGGCATCATGA
- a CDS encoding vitamin K epoxide reductase family protein, whose translation MELRQLKYILIILLIVGIVDEIYESYIYFSPKSLVCPDTGIINCGVVLSSSYATVIGIPLAILGLTWVIVALVITLYTKLQRTFVPYLWIAFGALGVAYSIIAQSLIGKICIYCTLLDTIIILSVAILYYILRNQSATSGK comes from the coding sequence ATGGAATTGCGCCAATTAAAATACATACTTATAATTCTATTGATAGTGGGGATAGTTGACGAGATATATGAATCATATATATACTTCAGCCCCAAATCTTTGGTATGCCCAGATACGGGGATAATAAACTGTGGAGTGGTATTGTCAAGTTCGTATGCGACAGTAATAGGCATACCACTTGCGATTCTTGGACTTACTTGGGTAATTGTAGCTTTAGTGATAACATTATACACTAAGCTTCAGCGTACTTTTGTGCCATACCTATGGATAGCGTTCGGTGCGTTAGGTGTCGCATACTCTATCATAGCACAGTCATTGATTGGAAAAATATGCATATATTGCACGTTGCTAGATACAATCATAATATTGAGCGTAGCAATACTATATTACATTTTGAGAAACCAGAGTGCAACAAGTGGTAAATGA
- a CDS encoding HD domain-containing protein, whose translation MMNIRDSVFKDIEISELEEKIIDDPNFQRLRYVKQGGFSSLVFPSASGSRFEHSIGTMKITKDISKSVFGEEDEELSLCGMLHDIGHAPFSHQSEPIAKKYLGKSHEDLGYEIIKKSSISDIISDSTVSLNKVLEYFSGKGKGKLVTGPLGSDRIDYLLHDSYNTGVALGIIDYSRLEHNMAYVDGKPAIYRNGIVNAESFFITRYFMYESVYMHHTISIVESMFLKAADSAVEDGYIKAEEFVKMRDFEALYKLSQYKGSDLIDRILRRDVFKRAFYEDIGQAKFDESQLSKLNEYLESNGIPYNSYISKLISFSGADDDIIIVGKGNEKIGKLSEYSYIFNTLSKLLRERKILLVASDKNYKEKIAKLVKEFINSE comes from the coding sequence ATGATGAATATAAGAGATTCTGTTTTTAAGGATATTGAGATATCGGAGTTGGAAGAGAAAATAATAGATGATCCTAATTTCCAGAGGCTCAGATACGTCAAGCAAGGAGGATTTAGTTCACTCGTGTTTCCCAGCGCAAGCGGAAGCAGGTTTGAGCACTCTATAGGGACTATGAAGATAACAAAAGATATATCAAAGAGTGTATTCGGGGAAGAGGATGAAGAGCTATCCTTATGCGGAATGCTGCACGACATAGGCCATGCGCCATTTTCTCACCAATCCGAACCCATTGCAAAGAAATACCTTGGCAAAAGCCATGAAGATCTCGGATATGAAATAATAAAGAAAAGCAGCATATCAGACATAATATCGGATTCGACAGTTTCCCTTAATAAGGTGCTGGAGTATTTCTCAGGCAAAGGTAAAGGCAAGCTGGTTACAGGCCCACTAGGTTCTGACAGGATAGACTACCTGCTGCATGATTCATATAATACCGGGGTTGCATTGGGTATAATCGATTACAGCAGGCTTGAGCACAACATGGCTTACGTTGATGGAAAACCGGCAATCTACAGGAATGGCATAGTAAATGCCGAATCATTTTTCATAACAAGATACTTCATGTACGAATCCGTATACATGCATCATACAATTTCAATAGTTGAATCAATGTTCCTAAAAGCGGCCGATTCCGCCGTGGAAGATGGGTACATCAAAGCAGAAGAATTTGTAAAGATGAGGGATTTTGAAGCACTATATAAATTAAGCCAGTACAAAGGATCTGATTTGATAGACAGGATTTTAAGGAGGGATGTTTTCAAAAGGGCATTTTATGAAGATATAGGCCAGGCAAAGTTTGATGAAAGCCAATTATCCAAATTAAACGAGTACCTTGAATCAAACGGGATTCCATACAATAGCTATATATCCAAGCTTATAAGCTTCAGCGGTGCCGATGATGACATAATAATAGTCGGTAAGGGGAATGAAAAGATAGGAAAGTTAAGCGAATATTCCTATATATTCAATACCCTAAGCAAGCTATTAAGAGAAAGGAAAATCCTTCTTGTGGCAAGCGATAAAAACTATAAAGAGAAGATAGCAAAGTTGGTAAAAGAGTTCATAAATTCAGAATAA